The window aggttctataaagtatgtcatgctgtgtaccagacctattgtgtaccttgccatgagtttggcaagggggtacaatagtgatccaggagtagatcactggacaacagtcacaattatccttaggtacctaaaaaggacgaaggaaatgtttctcggttatggaggtgacaaagagttcttcataaagggttacgtcgatgcaagctttgacactagtccggatgactctgagtctcaatctggatacatattgaaagtgggagcaattagctagagtagctctgtgcaaagcattgtagacatagaaatttccaaaatacatatggatttgaatgtggcagacccgttgactaaacctctctcacaagcaaaacatgatcacacattagtactctttgggcattaatcacatggcgatgtgaactagattattgactctagtaaaccctttgggtgttaatcacatggtgatgtgaactattggtgttaatcacatggcaatgtgaactggattattgactctagtgcaagtgggagactgaagaaaatatgccctagaggcaataataaagttgttattttatatttccttattcatgataaaggtttattattcatgctagaattgtattgatcggaaaccttaatacatgcgtgaatacataaacaaacactgtgtccctagtgagcctctactagactagcttgttgattgaagatggttaaggtttcctaaccattgacatgagttgtcatttgataatgggatcacatcattaggagaatgatgtgatggacaagacccatccattagcttagcataatgattgttcagttttattgatattgctttcttcatgtgaaATACACAtttcttcaactatgagattatgcaactcccggataccggaggaatgccttatgtcctATCaagcatcacaacgtaactgggtgattataaagatggtctataggtatctccaaaggtatttgttgagttggcaaagaccgagattaggatttgtcgctctgagtatcggagaggtatctcggggccctctcggtaatacacatcataagcaaacgactaaggagttggtcacgaggtgatgtattatgggacgagtaaagagacttgtcggtaacgagattgaaccaggtatgaagataccgacgatcgaatctcgagcaagtaacataccgacagacaaagggaattacgtatgttgtcataacggttagaccgataaagatcttcatacaatatgtaggagccaatatgggcatccaggttccactattggttattgaccggagaggtgtctcggtcatgtctacatagttctcgaacccgtagggtccgcacgcttaacattcattgacgatatagtattatatgagttatgtgatttggtgaccgaatgttgttcgaagtcccggatgagatcacggacatgacgaggagtctcaaaatggtcgagagataaagattgatatataggacgatggtattcggacaccagaagtgtttcgaagGGTACCAGGTACTTATGGGGTCActggaaaggagtttcgggcacccccggcaaagatatgggccttaagggccaagagagggaacacaccaacccacaaggggctggtgcacccctataCAGGCCggccctatgaggaggagaaggaaagagaggagggaaaggaaagtgtggagtaggactcccctttccttccctcccccctctttccttcccccttcttctTACAAGGAAAAGTGGGGCGCAGGGCAAGGCAGCAGCCCTAGGGCTGCCGCCAGGTCTCTTGGGGCACCCTAGgggctgcctcctcccctcccacctatatatacatgggtagggggcgccacacaaggacacacaacattgttttagccgtgtgaggCGCCtccgtccaccgtttactccctcggtcatattttcgtagtgcttaggcaaagccctagggagatcacttcaccgtcaccgtcaccacgccgatgtgttgccggaactcatctactacctcccgccttgctggatcaagaaggcggaggacgtcaccgagctgaatgtgtgcagaacgcggaggtgcagTGCGTtcagtactagatcggttggagcgcgaagaaagttcgactacatcaaccgcgttgtgaaacgcttccgcttacggtctatgagggtacgtaggcacactctttccctcattgctatgcatctctgtGGATAGAtctttgcgtgtgcgtagaatttttttttgttttccatgcaacgtttcctaaCAGCTCGATCTCGGGGCACACTCCGGCGTTGAATCGCAATCAAGAGAGCGGCCATTttcttctttggaaggactactttgacacaGACAGCCTGCTGTTTAAGCATCACCAATTCCAACAGTGTTTCCGTATGGCTAGGCATATTTTCAACCGTATTTGAGAGGGGATGGTCGGATACCATAACTATTTTGAGTGCAAGGAGGATGCTCTTTGAAAAATTGGCTTCTcatatcagaaatgcactgcagctatctggatgcttgcatacggagtgctcgattatctcattgatgagtacgtccgtatgagcgagtctacatgcatAGAGTCCACGTACAGGTTTTGCAAGGCTGCGATTgcagtgtttggccctgagtacttgagagagccgactgctGAAGATACAGTCGGCTTGTTGGCGATcaatgccagcaggggcttccAGGGATACTTAGCAGCATAAACTGCATGCActaggagtggaagaactgcccttctgcttggcaagggcagtataggggacatgtcagggcttgcactatcatacttgaggttgtggcctcacaagatctctggatctggcattctttctttggcatggccggatcgcacaatgatatcaacgtgcttcaacgctcaccggtgtttgcaaggcttgccgaaggcaacagcccGCCGGTCAATGTTAACATCAACGATCACAACTACAACAAAGGTTACTACCTAGGTGACGTAAATATCCTCAGTGAACCattattgtgaagacaatccccaaccctgtcggagagaagaggaaaagattttcCCGAGAGGAAAAGAGTGTTAGGAAGGATGTCAGAGCGTGCATTTAGTGttctgcaatctcgatggggcgtCATTTGATATTCTGCTAGAACTTGGAACACCAAGAAGTTGTGGGGGGTGATGACTACTTGTgttatcatgcacaatatgatcgtagatgATTAGCGCCCGGAACGTATTtacgatcaagggtttcagttttAGGGTgacaatgttgtgcctgagcatggaggacGAGCGACAACGTTTGCAcaattcatcaatttcatcatcaaatgcgtgattgggaaactcacatTCAGCTGCaagatgatttggttgagcatatgtgcgcTCATGTTgggaaccaatagatgtatcttttttCACAATGTATTTGAggcaattttttatattttttgacacagtacagacgcaagcgctcatacatacgtgcatacactcacccttatgaatacacacacgcacatcctacccctaCGAGCACCTCTGAgagtatcatcttgagatttacgaagtcaccgtaggcgcctcgtcgtcgacgggaacgtctcctctcactgaaagcgcattgccggaaatcctgaaataaattcaggaataatgcgagcaccaggacttgaaccctggtgggctgcggATACCACTATCCCTTTAACCATTTAACCATAGATTGGTTCGCAATTTAATTTTTATTTGGCTTGTAAACTATGCTATATTTATTTGCTTGTGAAACTAtgctttttttgtttgcttgtgaaaCTATGCAAAATGTGTGTATATTTATTGAAAATGGCGGCAAACCTGCCATGCAGGCAAATTTGAGTCGACACGTCGGACGCACAGCCAACCCAAATCATAAATAAGACGGACGCCGAGCGGGCAACCGACCTAAACGGATAAAATTGTCGTTCGTTTGGGTCGACACGTTGAAGTTGCTCTTAAAACCCTCACAAAAGTCTAGCAACATGTGCTCACGTGCTCAAGCAAAAGCGAGTGATTGCAACATGCAACACACGGGCAAAGATAGTACCCCATTATTCcatctatacagggcctaatgcgtctTTTATGTCTGTCTTTGACTATTAACAAAATTAATACTTCCTCCgttttttttagtctgcatataaaatttgatcaaagtcaaacttAATTAACTTtaactaagtttatagaaaaaataatATTTCACAataaaatcaatattgttagatgcatcatggaATTAATTTTCATATcatatagctttagtattgtagatgttgatattctttttacaaagttgatcaaactttacaaagtttgactttgaccaaatcttaaatGCGAACTAAAAAAACAAAGGGAGTAGTACATGAGATgtgtaatgtgaaaattatatcatttgaagctcctttcacatacgaatttgacggtatgctttgtgtaagttgcatgtcatatattattgtttTAACATTTGGTCAAAATTAATCTCGAAAAACGCATTAAGCTCTATATAGATAAAAAGGAGGCAGTACTCCTATTTTAAGAAAGCGAAGAACTTTCGGTTTCCTTCAACCTTTTTGCCTTGCTATCGTGAGGGGAAGAAATGTCATTAAGAGCAGACAGATCCCTACGGACTACGGCTCCTGTGCTGGCGGCGAGCTGTATACTCCGAGACGGTTTCTTTCGTTCTTTCCGAGACGGTTGGCAGTTGCTACAGCTGCTAACCACCGCAGCAAATCGTGGCCGCTCTTGACCTCATCCTGTGGCCAGGCCAGGCCTACGTTGACCACTTTGACCATTAAATTCGCTCTCGACCGCCTACGAAGACGCATGCATCATCCCTCACTGACCCGCTCCAACGAACCCTCTCGCTCTCCGGATCTCGCCCCGTCACTGCCCGCGGGCCACGGGCGTCCCCCGCGCCCCACCTGGCAGGCAGAGGCATCggatccctccctccctccctccgcaCGCACGCCGCGCGGGCCGAGGTTCAGATTAGGATTAGGTAGTAGATGCTCGCTCGCATCTGAGGAATGGCGAAAAGCCAAATCGCTTTTCGGCTCATCACTCCCCCCCTGCCGCTCTGCTTGTCTTTTCCCCTCCGCTGCTGATGCCCtcgcgccagcccccgccgcccgatgCCTCCCcgcccccggccgccgccgccgccgccgccgtcgtcggggGCCTCGGAGCCCCCGCCCGCCACCGGCTTCCGGCCTCCGCGGTGGCCTCCGCCGCGGCCTCGGCCGCCGCGTCGGCGCTTCTCCTGGCGGCCTTCGCCCTCTTCGTCTGGCTGCGTCGCGGGAGGAaaaggcgggccgcggcggcggcgggcgcgaggGCGCAGCCCGCGCCCGCCCTGCTGCGGAGGCTGTCGTACCAGCAGCTGCGGCGCGCCACGGGCAGCTTCGCGGCCGGGAGCAAGCTCGGGCAGGGCGGATTCGGCCCCGTCTTCCGCGGCGCGCTGCCCAGGTCGGGCCAACCCGTGGCCGTCAAGGTCATGAACGCCGCCGGGTCCCTCCAGGGCGAGCGCGAGTTCCACAACGAGCTCTCCCTCGCCTCCCATCTCGTCGGCTCCGGCCACGCCTCCACgccctccatcctcctgcccttcgcctactcgctctccgcgcacccctgCCGCCGCCGGATGATGCTCGTCTACGAGCTCATGCCCAACGGCTCGCTGCAGGACGCGCTGCTGGGGAAGAGGTGCCCCGAGCTGGTGTCCGAgtggccgcgccgcctcgccgtcgcccgcgACGTGGCCGCCGCGCTCCATTACCTCCATTTCGTTGTGCATCCGCCGGTGATCCATGGGGATGTCAAGCCTAGCAATGTGTTGCTGGATAGCGAGCTCCGTGCTCGCCTCTCAGATTTCGGGCTCGCGCGGATCAagtctgaagaagaagatgagttagATAGCGGTGTACTTGGGGACAATGCGGTTGGAAATGGAAATCCAGGTGGTGGATGCCATGATGATGTATCAGTGGCCGGCGAGAGCATGACTGCTGTTGTAGTGAATGGGGAAGACGGTGCCACCAAATCTCCAGAGGATGATGAGGGGTTCACCACTGCCTCACATGCAGAGGCGGCATCAACTTCCGGATGCGATAAAACTAGTGTTGGTAGTGGATTCAATGGTCGAACCTGCAATGGTGGGGGTGCTGCAGCATCAGGAGCTAGGAGTGACTGGTGGTGGCGTCAAGATAATGCTGCCGgcactggtggtggtggtgtaaaGGATTATGTGATGGAATGGATTAGGTCGGAGATCAAGAAGGAGAGACCGAAGACCGATTGGATTTCCGGAGCATCTACAACCACCCCTACCACCTCAGCAGAAAAGAAGAAACCAAAGCGTAGGGCGCGGGAGTGGTGGCGTGAGGAGTATGCCGAGGAACTCACCAAGAAGCAAAAACGGCGGGCAATTGCTAAGTCAAAGAGTGATGCTGGCGTGATGACTGGCTTGCAGTGGTGGGAGAAGGATTGTGATTTAGAGGAGAAGGGACGTTCAAGGTGGAGGATGATGAAAAGCTGGAGTCGGAGGAGCAGCAATGGCAATGGCAATAGCACCATTGATTGGTGGGTTGACGGTGTAAGGAGTAGCAAAGATTGGGCTAGTACAGAATTTGTACCTAAGAGTGGTGGAGCAGTGAGCAGCACACCAAGCATGCGTGGCACAGTCTGTTATGTGGCTCCTGAGTATGGTGGCGGCGGGCCTCTATCAGAGAAATGCGATATGTACAGCTTCGGTGTTTTGTTGTTAGTTCTTATTTCTGGACGCCGCCCACTCCAAGTGACGGCCTCGCCCATGTCTGAGTTTGAGAAGGCGAGTCTGATTTCATGGGCGAGGCATCTCGCCCATGTTGGCCGCTTGCTTGATCTTGTGGACTCTGCACTCCTGGATGTTAACCGTGACCAGGCGCTGCTATGCATCACTGTCGCACTCCTGTGTATCCAGAGGTCGCCAACCCGTCGCCCGTCAAGCGAGGAGGTGCTTGAAATGCTCTCTGG is drawn from Triticum dicoccoides isolate Atlit2015 ecotype Zavitan chromosome 4A, WEW_v2.0, whole genome shotgun sequence and contains these coding sequences:
- the LOC119283426 gene encoding receptor-like serine/threonine-protein kinase At2g45590 — its product is MPSRQPPPPDASPPPAAAAAAAVVGGLGAPARHRLPASAVASAAASAAASALLLAAFALFVWLRRGRKRRAAAAAGARAQPAPALLRRLSYQQLRRATGSFAAGSKLGQGGFGPVFRGALPRSGQPVAVKVMNAAGSLQGEREFHNELSLASHLVGSGHASTPSILLPFAYSLSAHPCRRRMMLVYELMPNGSLQDALLGKRCPELVSEWPRRLAVARDVAAALHYLHFVVHPPVIHGDVKPSNVLLDSELRARLSDFGLARIKSEEEDELDSGVLGDNAVGNGNPGGGCHDDVSVAGESMTAVVVNGEDGATKSPEDDEGFTTASHAEAASTSGCDKTSVGSGFNGRTCNGGGAAASGARSDWWWRQDNAAGTGGGGVKDYVMEWIRSEIKKERPKTDWISGASTTTPTTSAEKKKPKRRAREWWREEYAEELTKKQKRRAIAKSKSDAGVMTGLQWWEKDCDLEEKGRSRWRMMKSWSRRSSNGNGNSTIDWWVDGVRSSKDWASTEFVPKSGGAVSSTPSMRGTVCYVAPEYGGGGPLSEKCDMYSFGVLLLVLISGRRPLQVTASPMSEFEKASLISWARHLAHVGRLLDLVDSALLDVNRDQALLCITVALLCIQRSPTRRPSSEEVLEMLSGEGEPPHLPVEFSPSPPGGFPLRSRRKGR